Genomic window (Desulfatirhabdium butyrativorans DSM 18734):
CTATCGCCAACTTTGCATCGACTTCCGCTACCCTAAAAGCGTCGTCTTTCCCATGTTTGTGTATTTCGGGGCTCAATCACTTCAGCCTTGCGGCTTACGGCCTGCCAGTTCGCTGTCCTACGCTTAACGCTCGGGGTCACCCCCTTACGTCCAAGGACTCGCTATCCGGTGGCTGGCTATGCCTTCCGGGATGGGCTTCTCACCCACTAAAACACGCGACCTTGCCCGGCCGCACTAGGAATCACAGCCGGAGGATCGTGCAGCATTCCGGATCGAGGGCGAAAGCCAGCCATAAACACAGGATCATTGAAACATGGAACCCGTTGACTATTACACAACACTTGGCGTATCGCCCCAGGCAAGCCAGCAGGACATCAAGCGCGCCTATCGGGATCTGGCCTTTCAATACCATCCCGATCATTGCAAGGATGCCGACTGTTCGGATCGCATGAAAGCCATCAACGAGGCATACGCCGTATTGTCCGACACCAAAAAACGAAATGAATACGACACCCTCAAATGTCAATATGGCAACGCGGCCACCAACCAGTTCCGCAATGCCTATTCGGAGCAGGAAATTTTCAGGGGATCGGATATCCAGCAGGTATTTGAAGAAATGGCCAGGGCTTTCGGAATTCGGGGATTCGACGAGATATTCAAGCAGTGCTACGGGCCCAATTACCGGCAGTTCGAATTCAAGAGACCGGGCGTCTTCGTCAAGGGATTCATGTTTTCCGGCTTTTTTCCGGGGATTCCTCTCGGCGGACCGGCCATGCTCGCATCCGGCCTGGGAAAGGGAATTCGGCAGCTTCTCGGGAAATCAGCATCGAAATCGGGTGGTCCAGCGGATATTGCAGAACGAATCGTTCTTCCGGAAGAACTCGCCAAAACTGGCGGGCCTTATGCCTATTACCATCGGAATCAGGGCAAGAAGCTGATCGTTCATATACCGGCCGGGATCCGGGAAGGACAAAAAATCCGGTTGGCGAAAATGGGCACAACCGACCCTAAAACGGGACAAACGGGGGATCTCTATCTGACAGTATCGATTCGCCGCTCCTTCGCCCAAAAACTCAAGGGGATGTTTCGAATCGGTTACAAGGGCTCATGATGGGCCTTCCGCAAGTGCACAAGACGGCAATCGCATACCGCCGTTTTGCATCTGTCCGTCGATTTTGGCGACCATGCGATCAAGCTGCCGTTCGGTGCAGGCGGGGCACAACCCGACGAATTCAAGCCGGTGGGACAGTATCCGATAGTGCATGGTCTGATCGACACGCTGTCCGAAATCGAACTGTATCGATTCCGGAACATCTTCGATCCTTCCGCAAACCATGCACCGCACATGATAGTGCTCCTTGTTGTTGCCATCGAAGCGCTTGATGGATCCGCAAACCTCGATCTTCCGGATTTCCCCGATCTGCGACAACGTTTCGAGATTCCGATAGACCGTTCCCAGGCTGATTCTCGGCAGGTATTGCCGAACGGTTTCGTAGAGCTCATCCGCGCTCGGATGGGTCTTGACCTTCCGAAGTTCTCTCAGGATGATCCGGCGCTGCCGGGTCATCCGCAATGGCTTTTCCTTCTGCACATCGTTACCTATCATCTTGAGGAAATGGGCGTCAGGGTGCAGACTTCCGGTCCGCAGTAATCGCCAACATATTCGGACTCCGGCCGATACAGAACCGGTTTGGCCGAGGCCCCGCCGAATTGTTCTTCAATCACGTGGGCCGTCCATCCGGCCACACGGGATACGGCAAACACCGGGGAAAACAAATCGACCGGAATACCCATGGCATGATACACGGATGCGCTATAAAAATCGACATTAACGGGAAGCTCGATACCTTTGCGTTGTTTGAATTCGGAGCGGCTTGCCTTTTCAACGGCCTTTGACAGTTCATACCACTTCAGCTCACCCCGCTTTTCCCCAAGAATGCGGGACATCGGCTCCAGAATTTTTGCCCGCGGATCATCCACCGCATAAACGGCATGGCCAAGACCCATGATTTTGTTGCCGGCATCCAGCTCGGATTTGACATACGATTCCACTTTGTCTATGGAACCGATCTTCTGGAGCATCTCCATTACCCGCACATTGGCGCCTCCGTGCAAATCGCCGGAAAGCGAGCCTACCGCAGCAGAGACTGCGGCATACATGTGGGCGCGGGTTGAAGCCACTTCCCTGGCTGCGAAAGTGGAAGCATTGAAGGAGTGCTCCGCATGCAAAACCAGGCACGTATCGAAGAAGCGCGCTGTTTCCTCATCGGGGCGAACACCGTTGAGCATGTAGAGAAAATTCGCCGCATGGCTGAGCTGCGGATCCGGCTCGATCGGTGGAAGCCCGTTTCGGATCCGATTCCATGCGGCAACCACGGTTCCGACACGACTGACCAGTCGAACGGCCATTCGATTGGCCGCATCTTTGTTGCCAGTCTGGCGCAAATCCGGATCGGCGTTTGCGAGCAAGGCAACCGATGCCTGAAGAATATCCATGGGTTTTGCATCAGGTGGTTGGGACGCCAACGCCTGAACAAGGGAAACGGGAATGGCGCGCTGCGCAGCCAGGTCCTTTCGAAACGCCTCAAGCTCCCGAGGATCAGGCAATTTTTCCTTCAGCAGCAGATAGGCGACTTCTTCGAAACAGACATGCGCGGCAAGATCCTGAATCAGGTATCCCCGATAAATCAGTCG
Coding sequences:
- a CDS encoding DnaJ domain-containing protein, whose amino-acid sequence is MEPVDYYTTLGVSPQASQQDIKRAYRDLAFQYHPDHCKDADCSDRMKAINEAYAVLSDTKKRNEYDTLKCQYGNAATNQFRNAYSEQEIFRGSDIQQVFEEMARAFGIRGFDEIFKQCYGPNYRQFEFKRPGVFVKGFMFSGFFPGIPLGGPAMLASGLGKGIRQLLGKSASKSGGPADIAERIVLPEELAKTGGPYAYYHRNQGKKLIVHIPAGIREGQKIRLAKMGTTDPKTGQTGDLYLTVSIRRSFAQKLKGMFRIGYKGS
- a CDS encoding Fur family transcriptional regulator, which translates into the protein MTRQRRIILRELRKVKTHPSADELYETVRQYLPRISLGTVYRNLETLSQIGEIRKIEVCGSIKRFDGNNKEHYHVRCMVCGRIEDVPESIQFDFGQRVDQTMHYRILSHRLEFVGLCPACTERQLDRMVAKIDGQMQNGGMRLPSCALAEGPS
- a CDS encoding citrate/2-methylcitrate synthase, whose amino-acid sequence is MTTESCQIPVNIGLRGVKIATTRISDVNGDEGRLIYRGYLIQDLAAHVCFEEVAYLLLKEKLPDPRELEAFRKDLAAQRAIPVSLVQALASQPPDAKPMDILQASVALLANADPDLRQTGNKDAANRMAVRLVSRVGTVVAAWNRIRNGLPPIEPDPQLSHAANFLYMLNGVRPDEETARFFDTCLVLHAEHSFNASTFAAREVASTRAHMYAAVSAAVGSLSGDLHGGANVRVMEMLQKIGSIDKVESYVKSELDAGNKIMGLGHAVYAVDDPRAKILEPMSRILGEKRGELKWYELSKAVEKASRSEFKQRKGIELPVNVDFYSASVYHAMGIPVDLFSPVFAVSRVAGWTAHVIEEQFGGASAKPVLYRPESEYVGDYCGPEVCTLTPISSR